One Meleagris gallopavo isolate NT-WF06-2002-E0010 breed Aviagen turkey brand Nicholas breeding stock chromosome 11, Turkey_5.1, whole genome shotgun sequence genomic region harbors:
- the ANAPC13 gene encoding anaphase-promoting complex subunit 13: MDSEVQRDGRILDLIDDAWREDKLPYEDVAIPLNELPEPEQDNGGTTESVKEQEMKWTDLSLQYLHENVPPTGN; the protein is encoded by the exons ATGGACAGCGAGGTGCAGAGGGACGGCCGTATCCTGGACCTGATCGATGACGCGTGGCGGGAGGACAAACTGCCGTACGAGGACGTGGCCATCCCGCTG AATGAGCTCCCTGAACCAGAGCAAGACAATGGAGGTACAACGGAGTCTGTGAAAGAGCAAGAAATGAAGTGGACAGATTTGTCTCTGCAGTATCTCCATGAAAACGTCCCTCCCACGGGAAACTAA